The window GTCCTCTACGGGCATGTCGTAGTCCAGTCCGTTCAGGTCGCCGCGCATCACGAATCTGGTGACCTCGAATGGTTTGTGCTGCTCGTCGAAGCTGGTGTGCAGCACCTCGATGACCGGGACGCCGGGCGGCATCCCCAACCCGGTGACCTCGTCGTGGTACGGCATCCGGGCCGAGATCTCTTCCCTGATGCGGGTGATCCGGTGGCCGAGTTCTTCGAACCTCGCGTAGATGCTGCCCTCGCCGAGGGTCCGCTCAGTCGCCAGCGGCGATCCATCGGCGACGTCGGCGGGGATGTACGTCACGCCGACCTGTACCGGCTCGTCATCGGCGAAGTACCAGTTCTCCCGCCGGATGACGGTCGCGGCGTTCGCGTCGATGCCGAGGCGCTCGGCGACGTCCGGCGGCGGGGTGTCACGGGTGACCGACCGGCATTCAGTCCTGGGCACGCGGCCCTGTTTCGTGACTTCGATGCGGAACGGCGACAGTCCCGTTTCGTTGCGCAGCTGTCGGGAGTAGCGGTTGGCACCGAGGCGCATCAGGGGTCGGCTGGTCCGGACGTAGACGCCGCGCCCGTGCTGCGCGACGACCAGGCCCTCCCCTTGCAGGATGCTGATCGCTTCCCTGGCGGTGTTGCGTGCCGTGCCGTACCGGGCGGCAAGGTCCCGCTCAGAAGGCAGCTTGTCTCCGGGTGCCAACTCCCCCGCCTGGATGCTCAGGCGCAGGTCATCGGCTATCCGACGGCTGGGTGGTCGCTTGTCTGTGCTGGTCGGCTCGTCCATGTCTGCCCGCCTGTCCCTGGGGGGTCAACAGCACGCTCCATGTTACCTCAACTGGCTCAAGCCAGTAGCTGGCGACTGTTCGCTGCGCGCCCGGAACTAGCTCAAGCCAGCAGGCAGCTTGAGCCGGCCGCTCTCATTCGGCGGCTTAGGAGCACAAGCGTCCACTGGCGACCATCGTCGCGGGCGAGGAAGTGAGACGACACAGGGCACCGGGCATCCGGTGCCCTGTTCGCGTGCTGGTCAGAGTGTGGGCGCGGCAGGTTTCGAACCTGCGACCCCTCGCTTGTAAGATTCACTCCCGGTCGTCCGCCCTGGTCCGGCACCGCCCGCGACCAGGACCACGACTGAGCCGAAGACCTCGCCGGACCGCCCCGAACAGCGGTGAACGAGACTGAAACTGAGACTGCCGGGTGG is drawn from Micromonospora sp. Llam0 and contains these coding sequences:
- a CDS encoding GntR family transcriptional regulator, translated to MDEPTSTDKRPPSRRIADDLRLSIQAGELAPGDKLPSERDLAARYGTARNTAREAISILQGEGLVVAQHGRGVYVRTSRPLMRLGANRYSRQLRNETGLSPFRIEVTKQGRVPRTECRSVTRDTPPPDVAERLGIDANAATVIRRENWYFADDEPVQVGVTYIPADVADGSPLATERTLGEGSIYARFEELGHRITRIREEISARMPYHDEVTGLGMPPGVPVIEVLHTSFDEQHKPFEVTRFVMRGDLNGLDYDMPVED